Proteins from one Rosa chinensis cultivar Old Blush chromosome 7, RchiOBHm-V2, whole genome shotgun sequence genomic window:
- the LOC112177796 gene encoding NAC domain-containing protein 67-like, with the protein MEESRGNQLPGERFCPMEDELVLFYLKPMLSGQIVPGRNRVVFDCDLYGHQEPWEIWEAFKTKRPHDLRLNKDIYFFTQHKKMSSTAKRIRRNVGSGTWKGDDAGKPVRSVETGRVVGLKKRYTYKNDDSVHNGCWILYEFYLDQSLRDNKQKLEDYVLCLLRKNGEPKTKIEKKRKQREEEEVLENNYAFDDGEKSKREQEELLEPQAKRQRTVPSIGNAPLTMPSEDDAAFAAELEESLECFEDDFGFEGGENGGLQQLAAEVQSGPSFVDDHGIFNPLPEEDFLLAEMLEEMGMVNMEELVLINGKSINIDVAAEENVENSTLLSAPTSSMSLVEVSSTVEQTADEDWSDWLESINFNPEENNYLFSEMQW; encoded by the coding sequence ATGGAGGAGAGCAGAGGCAATCAACTTCCTGGCGAGAGGTTCTGCCCCATGGAAGACGAACTAGTTCTCTTCTACCTCAAGCCCATGTTGAGCGGACAGATCGTGCCCGGCAGAAACCGCGTGGTGTTCGACTGCGACCTCTACGGTCACCAAGAACCTTGGGAGATATGGGAGGCCTTCAAGACCAAAAGACCACACGACTTGAGGCTCAACAAGGACATTTACTTCTTCACCCAACACAAGAAGATGAGTTCCACAGCCAAGCGCATACGCCGGAATGTTGGAAGTGGCACCTGGAAGGGCGACGACGCCGGCAAGCCAGTACGATCTGTTGAAACTGGTCGTGTTGTTGGCTTGAAGAAAAGATATACTTACAAGAACGATGACTCGGTTCACAACGGCTGTTGGATCTTGTATGAGTTCTACCTTGATCAATCACTCAGAGACAATAAACAAAAGCTGGAAGACTATGTTCTTTGTCTACTACGAAAGAATGGTGAACCCAAAACCAAGatcgaaaagaaaagaaagcaacGTGAAGAGGAAGAGGTTCTTGAAAACAATTATGCCTttgatgatggagaaaaatcGAAAAGGGAGCAAGAAGAGTTGCTTGAGCCACAAGCGAAGCGGCAACGAACGGTGCCATCCATTGGTAATGCACCACTAACAATGCCATCAGAAGATGATGCTGCATTCGCAGCTGAACTAGAAGAGTCATTGGAATGCTTTGAAGATGATTTTGGCTTTGAAGGTGGGGAGAATGGTGGACTCCAACAATTAGCAGCCGAGGTGCAATCAGGCCCTTCATTTGTAGACGATCATGGAATATTTAATCCGCTGCCGGAGGAAGACTTTCTCTTGGCGGAAATGTTAGAAGAAATGGGTATGGTGAACATGGAAGAACTAGTTCTTATTAATGGTAAGAGTATTAATATAGATGTGGCAGCTGAAGAAAACGTGGAAAACAGCACCCTTCTCTCTGCTCCCACATCATCCATGTCTTTGGTGGAGGTCTCAAGTACTGTTGAGCAGACAGCTGATGAAGATTGGTCTGATTGGTTGGAGTCAATCAATTTTAATCCTGAGGAGAACAACTACCTTTTCAGTGAAATGCAATGGTGA